In the genome of Haloarcula sp. CBA1129, one region contains:
- a CDS encoding acyl-CoA carboxylase subunit beta, translating into MQVRISDDATESEAQAIAEALAAHFEDDVTLVVDSGEAVGSATYDGNGRAESTEPVDDDLGPTEREETLRKEIEKILEGGPEKYKEQLPEEGKLFVRDRIDLWFGDEFLFEDGKFAEFDADDQLPADGLITGAAEFEGRDLHFMANDYTVKRGSMAAKGVEKFLRMQQRALKTGRPVLYLMDSSGGRIDQQTGFFANREGIGKYYYNHSMLSGRVPQICVLYGPCIAGAAYTPVFADFTVMVRDMSAMAIASPRMVEMVTGEEISLEDLGGPDVHAQHSGSADLIADDEEHARELVAQLISYLPDNADEDPPQTSGTAPKRSPEGIDAVVPDKPNKGYDMFDVIERVVDAGSTLELRPEYGKEIITSFARIDGRPIGVIANQPAQRAGAIFPDAAEKAAQFIWTCDAYNIPLLYLCDTPGFMAGSGVEKEGILEQGKKMIYATSSATVPKQSVVVRKAYGAGIYAMSGPAYDPESTIGLPSGEIAIMGPEAAINAVYARKLSEIDDEDERQQKEQELREAYREDIDIHRMASEVVVDDIVPPSDLRTELTNRFAFYETVEKDLPDKKHGTIL; encoded by the coding sequence ATGCAAGTCAGAATATCAGACGACGCGACCGAATCGGAAGCACAGGCCATTGCCGAAGCACTCGCGGCGCATTTCGAGGACGACGTCACTCTCGTCGTTGACAGCGGCGAAGCGGTCGGCAGTGCCACGTACGACGGCAACGGACGGGCCGAATCCACGGAACCGGTCGACGACGACCTCGGCCCGACCGAACGGGAGGAAACGCTGCGCAAGGAGATTGAAAAGATTCTGGAAGGCGGGCCGGAAAAATATAAAGAACAGTTGCCAGAGGAGGGCAAGCTGTTCGTCCGGGACCGCATTGATCTGTGGTTCGGTGATGAGTTCCTGTTCGAGGACGGGAAGTTTGCGGAGTTCGACGCCGACGACCAGCTCCCCGCTGACGGACTCATCACAGGGGCCGCGGAGTTCGAGGGCCGTGACCTGCATTTCATGGCCAACGACTACACGGTCAAACGCGGCAGCATGGCCGCCAAAGGTGTCGAGAAGTTCCTTCGGATGCAACAGCGGGCGCTGAAAACCGGGCGGCCGGTGCTGTACCTGATGGACTCCTCGGGAGGCCGTATCGACCAACAGACCGGCTTTTTCGCCAATCGCGAGGGTATCGGGAAGTACTACTACAACCACTCGATGCTTTCCGGACGAGTCCCACAAATCTGTGTCCTCTATGGGCCGTGTATCGCCGGCGCAGCGTACACGCCTGTCTTCGCGGACTTCACAGTCATGGTTCGGGATATGAGCGCAATGGCTATCGCCAGCCCCCGGATGGTCGAAATGGTCACCGGCGAAGAAATCAGCCTCGAAGACCTCGGTGGCCCTGACGTCCACGCACAGCACTCCGGCAGTGCAGATCTCATCGCCGACGACGAGGAACACGCCCGGGAACTCGTCGCCCAACTCATCAGCTATCTGCCCGACAACGCCGACGAAGACCCGCCCCAGACCAGCGGGACGGCCCCGAAGCGGTCGCCGGAGGGCATCGACGCCGTTGTCCCGGACAAGCCGAACAAAGGCTACGACATGTTCGACGTGATTGAGCGGGTCGTCGACGCCGGGTCGACGCTCGAACTCCGACCGGAGTACGGCAAAGAGATCATCACGTCGTTTGCCCGGATCGACGGCCGGCCAATCGGGGTCATCGCAAACCAGCCAGCCCAGCGCGCGGGGGCTATCTTCCCGGACGCGGCGGAGAAAGCCGCTCAGTTCATCTGGACCTGCGACGCCTACAACATCCCGCTATTGTACCTCTGTGATACGCCGGGATTCATGGCTGGCTCGGGGGTTGAGAAAGAAGGCATCCTCGAACAGGGCAAGAAGATGATCTACGCCACGTCCTCGGCGACAGTACCCAAACAATCTGTCGTGGTGCGGAAAGCATACGGTGCGGGTATCTACGCGATGTCCGGCCCTGCCTACGACCCCGAGTCGACAATCGGCCTGCCGAGCGGCGAAATCGCGATCATGGGGCCGGAAGCGGCTATCAACGCCGTCTACGCCCGCAAGCTCTCCGAGATCGACGACGAGGATGAACGACAGCAAAAGGAGCAGGAACTCCGCGAAGCCTACCGCGAGGATATCGACATTCATCGAATGGCAAGCGAAGTCGTCGTTGATGACATCGTTCCGCCCAGCGACCTCAGAACGGAACTGACGAACCGGTTTGCGTTCTACGAGACCGTCGAGAAAGACCTCCCGGACAAGAAACACGGCACCATCCTCTGA
- a CDS encoding MaoC family dehydratase has product MTGRYYEEFEVGETIEHEKRRTISERDNQQFCDMTMNQQPLHLDAEFAAETEFGERLVNGLYTMSLAVGLTIPETTDGTIVANLSYDSVEHPNPVFHGDTIRVQSTVTDKRETSDGERGIVTMHVEVFKLTETDDTLVCEFDRTVLSLRRDNAE; this is encoded by the coding sequence ATGACAGGACGCTACTACGAAGAGTTCGAGGTCGGCGAGACCATCGAACACGAGAAGCGCCGCACGATCAGCGAGCGCGACAATCAGCAGTTCTGCGATATGACGATGAACCAGCAGCCGCTTCATCTCGACGCCGAGTTCGCAGCCGAGACGGAGTTCGGCGAGCGACTGGTCAACGGACTCTACACGATGAGTTTAGCTGTCGGGCTGACCATCCCAGAGACAACCGACGGAACCATTGTCGCGAATCTCTCCTACGACAGCGTCGAGCACCCGAATCCGGTGTTTCACGGCGACACGATCCGTGTGCAGTCGACCGTGACCGACAAACGCGAGACTAGTGACGGTGAACGCGGGATCGTCACGATGCACGTCGAAGTGTTCAAACTCACAGAGACAGACGACACCCTCGTCTGTGAGTTCGACCGCACCGTGCTGTCGCTGCGACGCGACAACGCCGAGTGA
- a CDS encoding class I SAM-dependent methyltransferase, which yields MKDVVRQNFDASVDAYTTYERRTNRFTALARLLAAEMGARTDGEFGTVLDAGAGTGVSTRVFAETAANAIALDISREMLREIGSATRLQADFDHVPLRDQSVDGVAFTASLFLVPDPVTAVREAARVLRSDGVVGAVAPLGWVCPDGTDVFKQFERDSRSPTKTAAIRDALAGEFATTTGTWRFSTTAENIRLFHAIPAMAARLYPKLDTEKRVLQARDLLSALDGTFEQRWRWVIGVPE from the coding sequence ATGAAAGACGTCGTTCGCCAGAACTTCGATGCCAGCGTCGACGCCTACACCACATACGAGCGACGGACCAATCGCTTCACTGCGCTCGCGCGACTGCTCGCAGCCGAGATGGGCGCTCGGACGGACGGTGAGTTCGGGACTGTCCTCGATGCGGGCGCAGGAACAGGTGTGAGTACACGCGTATTCGCCGAGACAGCAGCGAACGCCATTGCTCTTGACATCAGCCGGGAGATGCTGCGTGAAATCGGGTCTGCTACCCGACTCCAAGCCGATTTCGACCACGTGCCGCTCAGGGACCAGTCAGTCGACGGCGTCGCGTTTACCGCCTCGCTCTTTCTGGTCCCTGACCCAGTAACTGCGGTACGGGAGGCCGCCAGAGTCCTCCGCTCAGACGGCGTGGTCGGCGCTGTCGCACCGCTTGGCTGGGTCTGTCCTGACGGCACGGACGTCTTCAAACAGTTCGAACGCGACTCACGCTCCCCGACCAAGACAGCGGCTATCCGAGACGCCCTCGCGGGCGAGTTCGCGACCACAACAGGGACGTGGCGGTTTTCGACGACTGCCGAAAACATCCGACTGTTCCACGCGATTCCGGCGATGGCCGCACGGCTCTATCCGAAGCTGGACACCGAAAAACGAGTGCTACAGGCCCGCGACCTCCTCAGTGCTCTCGACGGCACGTTCGAGCAACGATGGCGCTGGGTTATCGGTGTGCCCGAATAG
- a CDS encoding CoA ester lyase, with protein sequence MVRRSVLFAPGDNAELMRKAAGGDADVVVFDLEDAVAPADKEQARESVRSVLSAVSSDSHICVRINPVGVCATADLAAILTDASPDSVMLPKAGSAEDITALSRLLGENDTDLPVLALVESAAGVLNAAEIAAAAPTDALLFGAEDLAADVGATRTSDGREVLYARQRVVVAASAAGIDAIDTIYPDYGDLDGLRDATEFAAQLGYDGKMAIHPDQVAVINDAFTPSDDEIAWAERVVTADDETDAGVFEVDGEMIDAPLIAQAERILKRAREAGQR encoded by the coding sequence ATGGTTCGTCGCAGTGTGCTGTTTGCACCGGGAGACAATGCAGAGTTGATGCGAAAAGCGGCTGGTGGCGACGCCGATGTCGTCGTCTTCGATCTGGAGGATGCGGTTGCACCGGCCGATAAAGAACAGGCGCGTGAATCTGTGCGGTCAGTACTCTCGGCTGTCAGTTCAGACAGCCACATCTGCGTTCGCATCAATCCCGTGGGCGTCTGTGCCACAGCTGACCTTGCAGCGATACTGACGGACGCCAGCCCTGACAGCGTGATGCTCCCCAAGGCTGGCTCCGCCGAGGACATCACAGCATTGAGCCGGCTTCTCGGAGAAAACGATACAGACCTCCCTGTGCTTGCGCTGGTGGAATCTGCTGCTGGCGTCCTCAACGCTGCGGAGATCGCGGCTGCTGCCCCCACCGATGCACTCCTGTTCGGGGCCGAAGACCTTGCGGCCGACGTGGGTGCGACCCGCACCAGCGACGGACGTGAGGTGCTCTATGCGCGCCAGCGGGTCGTCGTTGCGGCTAGCGCCGCGGGGATCGATGCAATCGATACGATCTATCCCGATTACGGCGATCTGGATGGCCTCCGTGACGCAACTGAGTTCGCTGCCCAGCTCGGGTACGACGGGAAGATGGCGATCCATCCGGATCAGGTCGCGGTCATCAACGACGCGTTCACTCCCAGTGACGATGAGATCGCGTGGGCCGAACGTGTCGTCACGGCCGACGACGAGACAGATGCTGGCGTTTTCGAGGTCGACGGAGAGATGATCGATGCACCGCTTATCGCGCAGGCAGAGCGCATCCTCAAGCGCGCTCGCGAAGCCGGACAGCGATAG
- a CDS encoding amidohydrolase family protein, which translates to MTTDLPGVADRQLFDTHAHQPTSEFLHDAGGEMMQDAADRFGTDLETWDYEEMLAEYHEAGVGGAVLLGWDAETNTGNPPVPNDYVAEVRDEYPDFFVGFGSVDPLKDDCVQEAIRCVEDLDLSGFKFQQIAQGFDPSDERHDQLWSTIEDLGVPVVFHGGNSTLGACSAGGRGLKVKYGNPMLIDDVAAAHPDLDILIAHPAFPWEKEQLAICQQKGNVYMDLSGWVPKYIDDQVLHYAGTVLKDKVMFGTDYPMIDPETWLESFARDTDFDTDVQRKILFENAQDFFDR; encoded by the coding sequence GTGACAACTGATCTCCCCGGCGTAGCCGACAGGCAACTGTTCGATACGCACGCACACCAGCCGACCAGTGAGTTCCTCCACGACGCCGGCGGCGAAATGATGCAAGATGCCGCCGACCGCTTTGGCACTGACTTGGAGACGTGGGACTACGAAGAGATGCTTGCGGAGTACCACGAAGCGGGTGTCGGCGGCGCTGTCCTGCTTGGCTGGGACGCGGAGACGAACACCGGGAATCCCCCCGTCCCGAACGACTACGTCGCCGAGGTCCGGGACGAGTATCCCGACTTCTTCGTCGGGTTCGGGAGCGTCGATCCACTGAAAGACGACTGCGTGCAGGAGGCGATTCGGTGTGTTGAGGATCTGGACCTCTCCGGATTTAAGTTCCAGCAGATCGCACAGGGCTTTGACCCCTCGGACGAACGCCACGACCAGCTGTGGAGTACCATCGAAGACCTCGGCGTTCCCGTCGTCTTCCACGGCGGGAACTCAACACTGGGGGCCTGTAGTGCCGGCGGCCGTGGCCTGAAAGTCAAGTACGGCAACCCGATGCTTATCGACGACGTGGCCGCTGCACATCCGGACCTTGACATCCTCATCGCTCATCCCGCGTTCCCGTGGGAGAAAGAGCAGTTAGCGATCTGTCAGCAGAAGGGCAACGTGTACATGGACCTCTCGGGCTGGGTGCCGAAGTATATCGACGACCAAGTACTCCATTACGCCGGCACAGTCCTCAAAGACAAGGTGATGTTCGGCACCGATTATCCGATGATTGACCCCGAAACGTGGCTCGAATCGTTCGCTCGCGACACCGACTTTGATACGGATGTCCAGCGGAAGATTCTGTTCGAAAACGCCCAAGACTTTTTCGACCGCTAG
- a CDS encoding enoyl-CoA hydratase/isomerase family protein, which translates to MRVEDGAVRRIVFDRPDVKNAMTGAVATELADALADLDPETHDAVVLTGDGDAFSAGGDIEAMSEREESTTEAYERVRTTLGRVASNILSAPVPVVAKVNGDAVGAGLSLVAVADFAYAAESARFGASFISVGLVPDMGATAILPRLIGLRKTKELAFTGKLIDAEAAAEMDLINEAVEPAELDARTADLLETLRAQPTANLGLAKEAIHDNIGQPLQTGLRREARIQSLAYDTPAHTHGVEAFLDGRAPDFD; encoded by the coding sequence ATGCGCGTTGAAGACGGCGCTGTTCGACGGATCGTTTTCGATCGTCCCGATGTCAAAAACGCAATGACAGGGGCGGTTGCGACTGAGTTAGCTGATGCGCTCGCTGACCTCGACCCGGAGACACACGATGCCGTCGTCCTCACTGGGGACGGCGATGCGTTCAGTGCCGGCGGGGATATCGAGGCGATGAGCGAGCGTGAGGAGTCGACGACTGAAGCCTACGAGCGAGTCCGGACAACACTGGGCCGCGTGGCAAGCAATATCCTCTCAGCACCGGTGCCTGTCGTCGCGAAGGTCAACGGCGATGCAGTCGGTGCCGGACTGTCGCTGGTGGCAGTGGCTGATTTCGCATACGCCGCCGAGTCCGCACGGTTCGGTGCGTCGTTCATCAGCGTCGGTCTCGTACCGGACATGGGTGCGACTGCCATCCTCCCCCGGCTAATCGGGCTCAGGAAAACCAAAGAGCTCGCGTTCACCGGGAAGCTGATCGACGCCGAGGCCGCCGCCGAGATGGACCTGATCAACGAGGCGGTCGAACCGGCCGAACTCGATGCGCGGACAGCCGACCTGCTGGAAACGCTTCGGGCACAACCGACGGCGAACCTCGGGCTGGCGAAGGAAGCGATTCACGACAACATCGGCCAGCCGTTACAAACCGGGCTGCGCCGAGAAGCACGCATCCAGTCACTGGCGTACGATACGCCAGCACATACACATGGTGTCGAGGCGTTTCTGGACGGACGCGCCCCGGATTTCGACTAG
- a CDS encoding helix-turn-helix domain-containing protein has translation MVEFRIEGDNCPLADASSVTGTPIEAAPPLLRDDRNVLLRFSAKASEDLIDYLDEDDRIRYLYQSVTDGRYNYRCLSLQQCVVHKLISAGFMVESLTYRDGNAILAGAVVGHEILQTVMETAGETVGVKLQRVYALRATEDASIAQQWDLTPAQEESLRYAVEMGYFVVPRQTTASEVAAELGISKSAFLERLHRAQHSLFTQLFGGVGEGPPGDDGE, from the coding sequence ATGGTCGAGTTTCGCATCGAGGGCGACAACTGTCCACTGGCAGATGCGAGCAGTGTCACGGGCACACCCATCGAGGCGGCCCCGCCGCTCCTCCGGGATGACCGTAATGTGTTGCTGCGGTTCAGTGCCAAGGCGAGTGAGGATCTTATCGACTACCTCGACGAGGACGACCGGATCCGCTATCTCTACCAGTCAGTTACCGATGGTCGGTATAATTACCGGTGTCTGTCACTCCAGCAGTGTGTTGTGCATAAACTCATCAGCGCAGGCTTCATGGTGGAATCGCTGACGTATCGCGACGGAAACGCGATTTTAGCTGGCGCTGTGGTGGGCCATGAAATCCTCCAGACTGTCATGGAGACGGCCGGTGAAACCGTCGGCGTGAAACTACAGCGGGTGTACGCACTGCGTGCAACAGAGGACGCCTCTATCGCACAGCAGTGGGACCTGACACCGGCACAGGAGGAAAGTCTCCGCTACGCGGTCGAGATGGGCTACTTCGTCGTCCCACGACAGACCACCGCTAGTGAAGTCGCCGCCGAACTCGGTATCAGTAAGTCCGCGTTCCTCGAACGGCTCCACCGCGCACAGCACTCGTTGTTCACACAATTGTTCGGCGGCGTCGGCGAGGGCCCGCCGGGCGACGACGGAGAGTAA
- the paaA gene encoding 1,2-phenylacetyl-CoA epoxidase subunit PaaA, producing the protein MNVAEVKDRAGPREFSPKDDLPEEYRTAATRMLEFHANSEIMGAFLERPFIRKAPSIERKMAFSAKVQDEIGHGQMLYRAAESLGIKTREEMLDDLANGDGKFLNCFHYPMESYVETPMIAFFVDGAAMRRQATLKKSSWEPYAHAMDKICFEEGMHVKHGESILRELMNGSRKEQRMVQEAFEEWWPRILQFFGPTDDQSTHHDFAAEVGLKTCTNDELRNAFLNTYIPKAKKYGLEMPDEPRIRDNGDGTYEVVEDDLDWDEFFTVSQNEYAGSIEQISGRRQAQEAVQWVRDMMDDQTTTNSGPQSQAAD; encoded by the coding sequence ATGAACGTTGCCGAAGTCAAAGACCGTGCTGGACCCCGGGAGTTCAGCCCGAAAGACGACCTCCCCGAAGAGTATCGGACGGCAGCCACGCGGATGCTCGAGTTCCACGCCAACAGCGAGATCATGGGTGCGTTCCTCGAACGGCCCTTCATCAGAAAAGCACCGAGCATCGAGCGAAAGATGGCCTTCAGCGCGAAGGTACAGGACGAAATCGGCCACGGACAGATGCTCTACCGAGCGGCGGAATCGCTCGGTATCAAGACCCGCGAAGAGATGCTCGACGACTTGGCAAACGGGGACGGGAAGTTCCTGAACTGCTTCCATTACCCGATGGAGAGCTACGTCGAGACGCCGATGATCGCCTTTTTCGTCGACGGGGCCGCGATGCGCCGTCAGGCAACGCTCAAAAAGTCAAGCTGGGAGCCATACGCCCACGCGATGGACAAAATCTGCTTCGAAGAGGGGATGCACGTCAAGCACGGCGAGTCGATCCTCCGCGAACTGATGAACGGGTCCCGGAAGGAACAGCGCATGGTTCAGGAGGCCTTCGAAGAGTGGTGGCCCCGAATCCTGCAGTTCTTCGGACCGACCGACGACCAGAGCACCCATCACGACTTTGCCGCGGAAGTCGGGCTGAAGACGTGTACGAACGACGAACTTCGGAACGCGTTCCTGAACACGTACATCCCGAAGGCCAAGAAATACGGGCTGGAGATGCCCGATGAGCCACGCATCCGGGACAACGGTGACGGGACCTACGAGGTCGTCGAAGACGATCTCGACTGGGACGAGTTCTTCACTGTCTCACAGAACGAATACGCCGGCAGCATCGAACAGATTTCCGGTCGTCGGCAGGCGCAGGAAGCGGTGCAGTGGGTCCGTGACATGATGGACGACCAGACGACTACGAACAGCGGCCCGCAGTCACAGGCAGCGGACTGA